A window of Fluoribacter dumoffii NY 23 contains these coding sequences:
- a CDS encoding hydroxymethylglutaryl-CoA reductase, degradative, with protein MPLTSNTDELFRGFSKLSREERFKRLLALGAITPEDIAFLKNGGIKDLNLADKLIENVIGYFQLPLGVATNFNINGQDYVIPMAVEETSIIAALSKSAKWIRQSGEIKTWVHGECILGQIQLSKVKDFAKFSQIFHENRTYLINKANKDVAENMVKRGGGVMDLQLRHLKREDQQDMAVIHLTMNSCDAMGANIINQVLEYLKTPIEQLTGEEVTMCILSNLNDQKLTTAQVTIHSIEPELGQKLQEASLFAEMDPYRAATHNKGVMNGIDPVLIATGNDWRAVEAGVHAYAAREGQYKAITRWRYQDGTLIGQLTAPIIVGTIGGVTSLHPTAKMCLRMMNISSANELSQVIAAVGLVQNLGAIKALCTEGIIQGHMKLHIDNLLLAAGANESEMPVLKEHLQKWLDLHKRISLNNAHDLLAKIRQTPIAV; from the coding sequence ATGCCTTTAACTTCTAATACTGATGAACTCTTTCGTGGATTTTCCAAATTATCACGGGAAGAACGGTTCAAACGTCTGCTGGCCCTTGGAGCAATAACCCCTGAAGATATTGCCTTTCTTAAAAATGGCGGTATCAAGGATTTGAATCTGGCTGACAAACTGATTGAGAATGTTATTGGTTATTTTCAGCTTCCCCTAGGCGTAGCTACCAATTTCAACATTAATGGACAAGATTATGTAATTCCTATGGCTGTGGAAGAAACATCAATCATCGCGGCTTTATCCAAATCCGCCAAATGGATTAGACAATCTGGCGAGATAAAAACATGGGTTCATGGTGAGTGTATTTTGGGACAAATCCAATTGAGTAAAGTTAAAGATTTTGCCAAATTCTCCCAGATTTTTCATGAAAACCGTACATACCTTATTAATAAAGCGAATAAAGATGTAGCTGAAAACATGGTCAAACGTGGCGGCGGCGTCATGGATCTTCAATTACGTCACCTTAAAAGAGAAGATCAGCAGGACATGGCAGTAATTCATTTAACCATGAATAGTTGTGACGCTATGGGAGCTAACATCATTAATCAGGTTCTCGAATACCTGAAAACCCCTATAGAGCAATTAACTGGTGAAGAAGTCACCATGTGCATTCTGTCTAATTTAAATGATCAAAAGCTCACAACCGCGCAAGTGACTATCCATTCCATTGAACCTGAACTTGGCCAAAAACTTCAGGAAGCCTCACTTTTTGCTGAAATGGACCCCTACCGTGCAGCCACTCATAACAAAGGTGTAATGAATGGCATCGATCCTGTTTTAATTGCTACCGGAAATGATTGGCGCGCTGTTGAGGCAGGAGTTCACGCCTATGCTGCGCGCGAAGGCCAATATAAGGCAATTACTCGTTGGCGCTATCAGGATGGGACACTTATAGGGCAACTTACTGCACCAATTATTGTAGGGACCATTGGAGGCGTCACGTCCTTGCATCCCACCGCAAAAATGTGTTTGCGCATGATGAATATTTCTTCAGCGAATGAATTATCTCAAGTAATTGCGGCAGTAGGTCTTGTGCAAAATCTGGGAGCAATCAAAGCGTTATGCACTGAAGGCATAATCCAGGGCCACATGAAATTACATATTGATAACCTGCTCTTGGCCGCAGGAGCCAATGAAAGCGAGATGCCTGTGCTTAAAGAACACTTGCAAAAATGGCTGGATTTACATAAAAGAATTAGCCTGAATAATGCGCACGACTTGTTGGCTAAAATCAGACAAACACCCATTGCTGTATGA
- a CDS encoding MFS transporter, which yields MNISSSSKALFAGVSGTALQWYDFALFGYFAPIIAATYFPNDNQFASLLSAFGVFAVGYLLAPIGSLFFGYIGDQFGRKRALTLSILAMAIPTALISVVPSYQYIGIAAPLLITLLRVIQGFVASSEFTGSAIFLVEHAKPENKAFYGCLTSSAYSAGLIMAGLAASFFTASFMPDWGWRIGFGLALIAGILIFYLRTHVTETPEYAHIAQYEKRRLPFLAALKEAPLAVAGIIGIAWLVSIMTFGTYVFTATYLHSYFHISLGLATLIITIALAVDATLEPFTALLADKIGLLKVVRLGMVGMLLLSIPIFILLATGNVVLIAMGLVFMSILIAITYAPLNAYMVSLFPHQYRYSGFGVAFNVGISLFGGTTPIVMMWLVNTTNNFISPAWYYMFGAIIGLGSIMICEQGRRKLIRLESALVY from the coding sequence ATGAACATATCCTCTTCGAGTAAAGCATTATTCGCTGGCGTTTCTGGCACTGCATTACAATGGTATGACTTTGCGCTGTTTGGCTATTTCGCGCCAATTATTGCAGCGACTTATTTTCCTAACGACAATCAATTTGCTTCGCTTTTAAGTGCTTTTGGTGTATTTGCTGTTGGTTACTTATTAGCCCCAATAGGTTCACTATTTTTTGGCTATATTGGTGATCAGTTCGGAAGAAAACGTGCTTTAACTCTCAGTATTCTAGCTATGGCTATTCCTACAGCTCTAATAAGCGTTGTTCCTTCTTACCAATATATTGGAATTGCAGCCCCTCTTCTTATTACTTTGTTAAGGGTTATTCAAGGTTTTGTCGCAAGTAGTGAATTTACTGGATCTGCTATTTTTCTTGTTGAACATGCTAAGCCTGAAAACAAAGCATTTTATGGTTGTTTAACCAGCTCAGCTTACAGTGCTGGTTTGATAATGGCTGGCCTGGCAGCTTCATTCTTTACGGCTTCATTTATGCCAGACTGGGGATGGCGAATCGGTTTTGGATTGGCTTTGATTGCGGGCATTTTAATTTTTTATTTACGAACTCATGTTACTGAAACACCTGAGTATGCACATATTGCTCAATATGAGAAACGACGCTTGCCTTTTCTGGCGGCGCTAAAAGAAGCGCCTCTGGCAGTAGCTGGTATTATAGGGATAGCATGGTTGGTGAGTATCATGACTTTCGGAACCTATGTGTTTACTGCTACATACCTGCATAGTTATTTTCATATTTCACTTGGTTTAGCAACATTAATTATCACCATAGCTTTAGCAGTTGATGCCACACTTGAACCATTTACTGCTTTGTTAGCAGACAAAATCGGGCTATTAAAAGTAGTTCGATTGGGTATGGTGGGCATGTTGCTTTTGAGTATTCCCATTTTTATTCTACTTGCCACCGGAAACGTAGTTTTGATCGCTATGGGATTAGTTTTCATGTCTATTTTGATTGCTATTACTTACGCACCACTCAATGCCTATATGGTTTCTCTATTTCCTCATCAATATCGTTATAGTGGGTTTGGAGTTGCTTTTAATGTAGGTATTTCATTGTTTGGCGGTACAACACCTATAGTGATGATGTGGCTGGTAAATACAACCAATAATTTTATTTCACCTGCTTGGTATTATATGTTTGGGGCAATCATAGGATTAGGCTCCATAATGATTTGTGAACAAGGCCGAAGAAAATTGATACGTTTGGAATCTGCTTTAGTCTATTAA
- a CDS encoding GNAT family N-acetyltransferase has product MMLFSSALAKHRLTFTRLSDCMEYIPLAAKWAEDEWGYIRNKGVEYREGVMHTLSRDVYIGTYAGQPVAMFALLEHEFPNPRGLSARELMYVYVDKNYRGLGFGKQIIEEAKRLATAVGSDLILLDTLKPSLNRLYEKHGAKVVCEGSLFSHPTDVLSMSI; this is encoded by the coding sequence ATGATGTTGTTTAGTTCCGCTTTAGCAAAGCACAGACTTACTTTTACTCGATTAAGTGATTGTATGGAATATATCCCCCTTGCAGCCAAATGGGCTGAAGATGAATGGGGATACATACGAAACAAAGGGGTTGAATATCGGGAAGGCGTGATGCATACACTGAGCCGTGATGTCTATATTGGTACTTATGCAGGACAGCCTGTAGCAATGTTTGCTCTATTAGAACATGAATTTCCTAACCCACGTGGGTTAAGTGCACGTGAACTAATGTATGTCTATGTAGATAAAAATTATCGAGGACTAGGGTTTGGCAAACAGATTATTGAAGAAGCAAAACGATTAGCCACGGCGGTAGGTTCGGATTTGATTTTGCTAGATACGCTAAAGCCTAGTTTAAATCGATTATATGAAAAGCATGGTGCGAAAGTAGTTTGTGAGGGTAGCTTGTTCTCTCATCCAACAGATGTATTAAGTATGTCAATTTAA
- a CDS encoding GNAT family N-acetyltransferase, which produces MVTIIQAKFEHLNQIYAIILELAKYENILDKIKITESQLGELLFCDEPNHFIGVALVEEEICGLVMFNYTQNNICVNVTRGIYIENLYVSPKYRRQGVGCALFKYVACKATAHDCSRIEWWVSRNNREARHFYKKIGGVALLDWQIFKCDQMGINNLLSIGVADEHILFE; this is translated from the coding sequence ATGGTGACAATAATTCAAGCAAAATTCGAGCATTTGAATCAAATTTATGCAATAATCCTGGAGCTGGCAAAGTATGAGAACATTCTGGATAAAATTAAAATAACGGAATCACAGCTTGGTGAACTTCTTTTTTGTGATGAGCCTAACCATTTCATCGGTGTAGCTTTGGTGGAAGAAGAAATTTGTGGCTTGGTGATGTTTAATTACACCCAAAATAACATTTGCGTCAATGTAACGCGGGGAATTTATATTGAGAATTTATATGTTTCTCCTAAGTATAGGCGTCAAGGAGTTGGATGTGCTTTATTCAAGTATGTTGCATGTAAAGCAACTGCTCATGACTGTTCAAGAATAGAGTGGTGGGTATCTCGAAATAACCGAGAAGCCAGGCATTTTTATAAAAAAATTGGTGGGGTCGCTTTATTAGATTGGCAAATTTTTAAGTGTGACCAAATGGGTATTAATAACTTGTTGAGCATAGGAGTTGCTGATGAACATATCCTCTTCGAGTAA
- a CDS encoding MlaE family ABC transporter permease → MAQSSAQITFDKELARFNCTGAWSVLKIDGLVKRFNTADLPKKQKVIISGKGISHFDSAGALALIKCLDLLEKQQNQIELIDFTEAQQQLLDLIESKKDTLDYQIPSHPKENFFYQLGKESENKFRQVDGLLILVGDLTTKIIEAFGNWRRFQLPSIISNIHTTGVTALPILALLSFLIGVVLAYQMGLQLQTYGANIFIAYLSGMAVFREFAPLITAIIVAGRTSSAFTAQIGSMKLNEEVDALLTMGLSPTELLVLPKVLGLLIAFPLLIFWSDIFSILGAMIMSKNQLGISFIDFLQRLKDSVGLSQLNLGLYKAPAFALLIALVGCFQGFRVEAGTEKNIGSQTTKSVVQALFLIIIADAIYSIIYSRMHL, encoded by the coding sequence ATGGCCCAAAGCAGCGCGCAAATCACTTTTGATAAGGAACTTGCCAGATTTAACTGTACAGGTGCTTGGTCTGTTTTGAAAATTGACGGTTTAGTGAAAAGATTTAATACGGCTGATCTACCAAAAAAACAAAAAGTAATTATCAGTGGGAAAGGGATCAGTCATTTTGATAGTGCAGGGGCCCTGGCTCTGATTAAGTGTCTTGACTTACTTGAAAAACAGCAAAATCAAATAGAACTGATAGATTTTACGGAAGCTCAACAGCAACTGCTGGATTTGATTGAATCTAAAAAGGATACATTAGATTATCAAATTCCCTCTCACCCTAAAGAGAATTTTTTTTATCAACTTGGAAAAGAGTCAGAAAATAAATTTCGTCAAGTGGATGGTCTTCTCATTTTAGTTGGGGATTTAACTACTAAAATTATTGAAGCTTTCGGCAATTGGCGTCGATTCCAATTACCAAGCATTATTTCCAATATTCATACCACTGGCGTCACTGCATTACCTATTCTTGCTTTGCTTTCTTTTTTAATTGGTGTGGTATTGGCCTACCAGATGGGATTACAATTGCAAACCTATGGGGCCAATATTTTCATTGCCTATTTATCAGGTATGGCCGTTTTTCGTGAGTTTGCACCTTTGATTACAGCAATTATTGTTGCAGGAAGAACGAGTTCTGCATTTACTGCTCAAATTGGTAGCATGAAGCTTAACGAAGAAGTGGATGCCTTGTTAACAATGGGGCTTTCACCCACTGAATTACTGGTACTTCCTAAAGTTTTGGGATTATTGATTGCATTTCCTTTATTGATTTTTTGGTCTGATATTTTTAGTATTTTAGGTGCAATGATCATGTCCAAAAATCAACTGGGGATAAGTTTTATTGATTTTTTACAGCGATTAAAGGATTCGGTGGGGCTTTCGCAGTTGAATTTGGGCCTCTATAAAGCACCCGCATTTGCATTGTTAATTGCTCTGGTTGGTTGTTTTCAGGGATTCAGAGTCGAGGCCGGAACGGAAAAAAATATTGGAAGCCAAACTACCAAAAGTGTAGTGCAGGCATTATTTCTGATTATTATTGCGGATGCAATTTATTCAATAATCTATAGCCGGATGCATCTGTAG
- a CDS encoding ABC transporter ATP-binding protein has product MSEPIIEIKGLKNYLGGQWVHSDVNLTVERGEILAIIGGSGSGKTTILRSLLMLMKPTAGDIKIFGQDISHLDVQQSFSIRRRWGMLFQHSALFSSMNVLENVMFPMQEFTNLDYEFMYELALLKIALVGLPKEAAGKLPSELSGGMQRRAAAARAIAMDPELLFLDEPTTGLDPLSARLFDELIVFLRDSLKLTIVMVSHDIESLKRTTDRVAFIGEGKILSVEPIDDLMKNKNKIIAGYFSKM; this is encoded by the coding sequence ATGAGTGAACCCATTATTGAAATTAAAGGATTAAAGAATTATCTCGGAGGCCAATGGGTACATTCCGATGTGAATTTGACCGTGGAAAGAGGTGAAATTCTTGCGATTATAGGGGGCTCCGGAAGTGGGAAAACAACGATATTGCGCAGCTTGCTGATGTTAATGAAGCCCACAGCAGGCGACATTAAAATATTTGGCCAGGATATTAGCCATCTTGACGTGCAACAGTCATTCTCGATTCGTAGACGTTGGGGAATGCTTTTCCAACATAGTGCTTTATTTTCATCCATGAACGTGTTAGAAAATGTCATGTTTCCGATGCAGGAATTTACTAATCTCGATTATGAATTCATGTATGAATTGGCGTTACTGAAGATTGCCTTGGTAGGACTGCCTAAAGAAGCTGCAGGTAAGCTTCCTTCAGAGTTAAGCGGTGGAATGCAAAGAAGGGCTGCGGCGGCACGTGCAATTGCCATGGATCCCGAGTTGTTATTTTTGGATGAGCCCACTACAGGGTTGGATCCATTGAGTGCAAGACTTTTTGATGAATTAATTGTTTTTTTAAGAGACTCTTTAAAACTCACAATAGTGATGGTAAGCCATGATATAGAATCCTTGAAAAGGACTACAGATCGCGTCGCTTTTATTGGGGAAGGGAAAATCTTAAGTGTTGAGCCAATTGATGATTTAATGAAAAATAAAAATAAAATAATTGCTGGTTATTTTAGTAAAATGTAA
- a CDS encoding tyrosine-type recombinase/integrase: protein MGRKQTTGLFKRGQVWHIEKQVLGHRIRESTGTKSLQEAEQYLARRIEEIRQATIYGVRPKRSFKEAAVRFLNENQHKASIDTDAILLKSICPFIGDLTLEQVHIGTLQSFIKAKQEAKLKTKSINNTLELVRHILNVAATEWIDENSLTWLLVAPKIKLLPVKDARAPFPLSWSEQSRFLEALPVHLNQMARFKVNTGCREQEVCQLRWEWEKRVPSLNTSVFIIPSHINRDGELRQLVKNGEDRLVILNDEAKAVIEEVRGIHSEFVFSYNGKPITRMNNTAWRNARKKANLSDLRVHDLKHTFGRRLRAAGVSYEDRQDLLGHRSGRITTHYSQAELSNLLEAANLIIQSRRESKELTILRVKQGGTHTIPTKSPQCEIRAVG from the coding sequence ATGGGACGTAAACAAACAACAGGACTATTTAAAAGAGGCCAAGTTTGGCATATCGAAAAGCAAGTCCTTGGACATCGCATTCGAGAAAGCACTGGCACAAAGTCGCTCCAGGAAGCGGAGCAATACCTAGCCAGGCGGATCGAAGAGATTAGACAGGCAACGATTTATGGAGTAAGGCCAAAACGCAGTTTTAAAGAAGCTGCGGTGCGATTTTTAAACGAAAATCAACATAAAGCCAGCATTGATACCGATGCAATACTCCTAAAGTCTATTTGCCCGTTTATTGGTGATTTGACCTTGGAGCAAGTGCATATAGGAACATTGCAATCATTTATAAAAGCAAAACAGGAAGCGAAACTTAAAACGAAGTCAATTAATAATACACTGGAGTTAGTTCGGCATATTTTAAACGTTGCTGCAACTGAGTGGATTGATGAGAATAGTTTAACGTGGCTTCTGGTTGCTCCTAAGATTAAATTATTGCCAGTTAAGGATGCACGAGCACCATTTCCTTTATCTTGGTCAGAGCAATCAAGGTTCTTAGAAGCGTTGCCAGTTCATTTAAATCAAATGGCACGTTTTAAAGTTAATACAGGATGCCGAGAGCAAGAAGTATGTCAATTACGTTGGGAATGGGAAAAACGTGTTCCAAGTTTAAATACGAGCGTTTTCATTATCCCTAGCCATATTAATAGGGATGGTGAATTAAGACAGTTGGTAAAAAATGGGGAAGATCGGCTGGTTATCCTAAATGATGAAGCGAAAGCAGTTATTGAGGAGGTTAGAGGTATTCACTCTGAGTTTGTGTTTTCTTACAATGGAAAGCCAATTACACGCATGAACAACACTGCTTGGCGAAATGCGCGTAAAAAAGCAAATCTTAGTGATCTGAGAGTCCATGATTTAAAACACACTTTTGGAAGAAGGCTTCGAGCAGCTGGTGTAAGTTATGAGGATAGACAGGATCTGTTGGGGCATCGCTCTGGCAGAATTACTACTCATTATTCTCAAGCTGAGTTGAGCAATTTATTGGAGGCTGCGAATTTAATTATTCAAAGCCGACGAGAAAGTAAAGAGCTTACTATTCTGAGAGTAAAACAAGGTGGAACCCACACTATCCCCACAAAATCCCCACAGTGTGAAATTAGGGCAGTAGGTTAA
- a CDS encoding DUF4440 domain-containing protein translates to MKQEHQLIYELEISLLNPQTRRSITQLKLLIADEFIEYGASGLIYNKHDLLDSLPEEEPKSYLVNNFSVLELSSEYILATYKVTVASKSSLRSSLWQYKHNRWQMVFHQGTPCHEDAF, encoded by the coding sequence ATGAAACAAGAACACCAACTGATTTATGAGTTAGAGATTTCTCTTTTAAATCCGCAAACAAGAAGATCGATTACACAACTAAAGCTACTAATTGCTGATGAATTCATCGAGTATGGAGCTTCTGGTTTAATTTACAATAAGCATGACCTGCTTGATTCTCTTCCTGAAGAAGAACCAAAAAGCTATTTGGTTAATAATTTTTCAGTTTTAGAGCTATCATCCGAATACATATTGGCAACTTATAAGGTTACTGTCGCCTCAAAAAGTTCTTTGCGTTCTTCGCTCTGGCAATACAAACACAATCGTTGGCAAATGGTATTTCATCAAGGAACGCCTTGCCACGAGGATGCATTTTAA
- a CDS encoding PDDEXK nuclease domain-containing protein translates to MAKELKGNNQADFAKVHQMITEAKSRVWLQVNKTLIQLYWSIGQYVSNKITHDGWGKRIVEELADYISIELPTIKGFSARNIWRMKQFYETYHENTELSAVLTEITWTNHLHILSKTKSMEEKEFYLRLAAKHHYSERDFSRLINVGTFERTVLADQKLSAVLTELPDSKGRFKDSYVFEFLNLPDDHKEKDLRRALVANLKKFLLELGPDFSLMGEEYPLQVGMKDFRVDLLLFHRALNCMIAIELKCTEFSPSHLGQLQFYLEVLDKNIKKAHENPTIGILICKTKDEEVVQYAMNRHASPTLIAEYETKLISKAVLQNKLHEFALQWDNDE, encoded by the coding sequence GTGGCCAAAGAATTAAAAGGAAATAACCAGGCAGACTTTGCTAAAGTGCATCAAATGATTACTGAGGCTAAATCCAGAGTTTGGCTACAAGTCAATAAAACTCTTATTCAGTTATATTGGTCTATCGGACAATATGTATCTAATAAAATAACACATGATGGTTGGGGCAAGCGTATTGTAGAAGAGCTAGCGGACTATATATCAATAGAGCTACCAACAATTAAGGGGTTTTCAGCGCGTAATATATGGAGAATGAAGCAATTTTATGAGACTTATCATGAGAATACAGAACTGTCGGCAGTGCTGACAGAAATTACGTGGACAAATCATTTGCACATTTTGTCTAAAACAAAGTCTATGGAAGAAAAAGAGTTTTATCTGCGTTTAGCTGCCAAACATCATTATTCTGAGCGTGATTTCTCAAGGTTAATAAACGTCGGAACATTTGAAAGAACAGTGCTTGCCGATCAAAAACTGTCAGCAGTGCTGACAGAATTACCTGATAGCAAGGGGAGGTTTAAAGACAGTTATGTTTTTGAGTTTTTAAATTTACCTGATGATCACAAAGAAAAAGATTTAAGACGAGCCTTGGTCGCAAACCTAAAAAAATTTCTACTTGAACTTGGTCCAGATTTTAGTTTGATGGGAGAGGAATACCCTTTGCAAGTAGGAATGAAAGATTTTCGTGTGGATTTATTGCTTTTTCATCGCGCGCTTAACTGTATGATTGCAATAGAATTAAAGTGCACCGAATTTAGTCCTTCGCATTTAGGACAATTACAATTTTATTTAGAAGTATTGGATAAAAACATAAAAAAAGCACATGAAAATCCAACGATTGGTATATTAATTTGCAAAACGAAGGATGAGGAGGTTGTTCAATATGCGATGAATAGACATGCTTCTCCAACGTTAATTGCAGAGTATGAAACCAAATTAATTAGTAAAGCGGTATTGCAAAATAAGTTACACGAGTTTGCATTACAGTGGGACAATGATGAATAG
- a CDS encoding GNAT family N-acetyltransferase: MITIAYLKQYSDCIPTLAKIWHEVLGKIWMPEIGIEEIESLYYEELNQDMPFTYIALYDEIPVGSCTLQLNEDVRPDLGPWIGDLAVDPKYQKQGIGKMLVNAAVEKAKELGFEKLYLFALDPTIPEYYRYLGWKEISMDEFKSHPVTVMEISL; this comes from the coding sequence ATGATAACAATAGCTTACCTGAAACAATACTCAGACTGTATTCCAACGCTTGCTAAGATTTGGCATGAAGTTTTAGGTAAAATCTGGATGCCAGAAATTGGAATTGAAGAAATTGAATCTTTGTATTATGAAGAGCTGAACCAAGATATGCCTTTTACTTATATTGCGCTATATGACGAAATTCCTGTAGGTTCTTGTACTTTGCAATTAAACGAAGATGTTAGGCCAGATTTAGGACCTTGGATTGGTGATTTAGCGGTCGATCCAAAATATCAAAAACAGGGAATCGGAAAAATGTTAGTTAATGCTGCAGTAGAGAAAGCAAAAGAACTTGGCTTTGAAAAACTTTACTTGTTTGCTCTTGATCCTACCATCCCTGAGTATTATAGGTATCTTGGTTGGAAAGAAATCAGTATGGATGAATTTAAATCTCATCCTGTAACGGTGATGGAGATCAGTTTATGA
- a CDS encoding helix-turn-helix transcriptional regulator, whose product MHSVDEDGTICVNLNDYNELSDSIRFRAKIDHLTEKLNCPKEISNFSISMLFHGGQRYYISNLYLWAIPYRTEGLYRGDVDHDRSIYNGKEFFIQRDIKYDAMQIPIIQILEDRYRLSTTFAMIRQCDECDLIVEAYHSEKIADPQKLYYQVRDPFEQFICLFLDAMLPEIKTALPNQKWLALFNDQEFRNNVIMRKAVKKTLSQLTPRELQCLTMISKGMTIKKISEYLHLSSETVNTHAKSIRTKMNCANITEAVSKAFRLGLLS is encoded by the coding sequence ATGCATAGTGTTGATGAAGATGGAACTATTTGTGTTAACTTAAATGATTATAATGAGTTATCAGACTCAATTCGGTTTCGTGCTAAAATTGATCACTTAACTGAGAAATTAAATTGCCCAAAAGAAATATCTAATTTTTCTATTTCAATGCTTTTTCACGGCGGTCAACGGTATTACATTTCAAATCTATATCTTTGGGCTATTCCGTATAGAACTGAAGGATTGTATCGTGGAGATGTTGATCATGACCGCAGCATTTATAATGGCAAAGAGTTTTTTATTCAGCGAGATATAAAGTATGATGCAATGCAGATTCCCATTATTCAAATATTGGAAGACCGTTACAGATTAAGCACCACATTCGCTATGATTCGTCAATGCGATGAATGTGATTTAATTGTAGAGGCTTATCATTCTGAAAAAATAGCAGATCCCCAAAAGCTTTACTACCAAGTCAGAGATCCGTTTGAACAATTTATATGCCTTTTTCTTGATGCGATGTTGCCTGAAATAAAAACGGCTCTACCAAATCAAAAATGGTTAGCGCTGTTTAATGATCAAGAGTTCAGAAACAATGTAATTATGCGAAAAGCAGTTAAAAAAACACTATCCCAACTCACGCCAAGAGAACTGCAATGCTTAACTATGATTTCCAAGGGCATGACTATAAAAAAAATCTCTGAATACCTCCATCTATCCAGTGAAACAGTAAATACCCATGCCAAATCAATACGAACTAAAATGAACTGCGCTAATATTACCGAAGCAGTCTCAAAAGCATTTCGTTTAGGACTATTATCGTAA
- a CDS encoding alpha/beta fold hydrolase yields MNKDIVLIPGALATPKLWKQQELFLQRDKQLRYVDVLDSDSIEEIANRFIPHAPKKFTLIGFSMGGYVALELYRHIPNSIEKLVLINSAAKSVSEKGRLERERSLDLMSKGKFDFLIKLIFKNSIFDKQKHNELLPLAQEMAMEVGVENYKNQLNAILNKPDHSTLLPSIECPTLLIVSKEDNVMPPERSEHMAKNIKHSKLIYIEQCGHMAMLEQPEKMNQILNDWL; encoded by the coding sequence ATGAACAAGGATATAGTACTCATTCCTGGAGCATTGGCAACTCCAAAGCTCTGGAAGCAACAAGAACTTTTTCTTCAGCGGGACAAGCAATTAAGGTACGTTGATGTGCTTGACAGCGATTCGATTGAAGAAATAGCTAATCGTTTCATTCCACATGCCCCTAAAAAATTTACTTTAATTGGATTTTCGATGGGCGGTTATGTTGCCCTTGAATTGTACCGGCATATTCCCAATAGTATAGAGAAACTTGTTTTAATTAATTCTGCGGCCAAATCAGTATCTGAAAAGGGGCGATTAGAACGTGAGCGCTCGCTTGATTTAATGAGTAAAGGAAAATTTGATTTTTTAATCAAACTCATCTTTAAAAATTCAATTTTTGATAAACAAAAGCACAATGAACTATTGCCTCTAGCCCAAGAAATGGCAATGGAAGTTGGGGTCGAGAATTATAAAAATCAACTCAACGCCATTTTAAATAAACCAGATCATTCAACTTTATTACCTTCAATTGAATGCCCGACACTGTTAATAGTCAGTAAGGAGGATAATGTCATGCCTCCTGAGCGTTCAGAGCATATGGCAAAGAATATAAAACATTCCAAACTCATTTATATTGAGCAATGTGGTCACATGGCTATGTTGGAGCAACCGGAAAAAATGAACCAAATATTAAATGATTGGCTGTAA